A part of Bacteroidota bacterium genomic DNA contains:
- a CDS encoding acyltransferase has protein sequence MKYIPQLTGLRGLTALMIFVVHAVKDGFLPKAFLEGAYNKPAIIAFFILSGYLITRIYLNRDFNRENLKSYFIARSARILPLYFFVLFISVLITLTIYPDFHYDFTAPIKFVTTLFLINSPYEPWTIPVEFQLYIFFILLWYLSKKTKISPYVIAVGIGISLLIVSISIALYIHKIPHIMPSMAIFYFGGSMVAIGEENNSLSFFKRPVMMWIGRICLLLFLLMPFTKTYLNFLFLGGWYDPFQLALLFLFFTSLIANSEYFFILGTKPVVLFGEISYGFYMAHRPILKITQTHFGSSSINLVAAFVLTIFLAFLSYKMIEEPSRKWLVKKFK, from the coding sequence ATGAAATACATTCCGCAATTAACCGGTTTACGTGGATTAACAGCCCTTATGATTTTTGTTGTTCACGCCGTAAAAGATGGTTTTCTTCCGAAAGCTTTCTTAGAAGGCGCCTATAACAAACCTGCCATCATTGCCTTTTTTATTTTAAGTGGTTATCTCATTACACGCATCTACTTAAACCGGGATTTTAACCGTGAAAATTTAAAATCATACTTTATCGCGCGTTCGGCTCGAATACTCCCCTTGTATTTCTTTGTTCTTTTTATTTCAGTTCTCATTACGCTAACTATTTATCCGGATTTTCATTACGATTTTACAGCACCAATCAAATTTGTTACTACACTGTTTTTAATCAATTCACCTTACGAGCCCTGGACGATTCCTGTAGAATTTCAACTATACATCTTTTTTATTTTACTCTGGTACCTTAGCAAAAAAACAAAAATATCACCTTATGTTATTGCGGTAGGAATAGGTATTTCACTTTTGATAGTATCTATTAGCATTGCTCTTTACATCCATAAAATTCCTCATATCATGCCCTCCATGGCTATTTTTTATTTTGGAGGAAGTATGGTAGCCATAGGCGAAGAAAACAACAGTTTATCCTTTTTCAAAAGACCGGTAATGATGTGGATAGGACGCATTTGTTTACTGTTATTTTTACTTATGCCATTCACAAAAACATACTTAAACTTTTTATTTCTTGGTGGTTGGTATGATCCATTTCAATTGGCACTGCTATTTTTATTCTTTACGTCACTCATCGCCAATAGTGAATATTTTTTTATTCTAGGTACTAAACCGGTTGTTCTGTTTGGAGAAATTTCCTATGGATTTTACATGGCGCACCGTCCGATTCTAAAAATAACACAAACACATTTCGGCTCTAGTTCAATAAATTTAGTTGCAGCCTTCGTACTAACAATTTTTCTTGCTTTTCTAAGTTATAAGATGATTGAGGAACCAAGCCGAAAATGGCTGGTAAAAAAATTTAAGTAA
- the lon gene encoding endopeptidase La: MNFFSDSDRMPFNPGIDEDTDFIPLLSIEDEDNMQAEKLPDVLPILPLRNTVLFPGVVIPITVGRDKSIALIKESYKGDRTIGVVSQKSDAVEEPNYEDLNNIGTVAHIIKMLRMPDGNTTVIIQGKKRFKIKEFIQSEPFHKAAVEAFDEIKPPKNDKEFQAIISNLKEISHQIIKQSPNIPTEAGFALNNIESTTFLINFISSNMNASTQDKQSMLEVPDLKQRSMLVLANLNKELQMLELKNQIQNKTKHDLDKQQREYFLHQQMKTIQEELGGNNFEQELNEFKEKAKSKKWSKEVQAVFDKNFSKLQRMNPNAAEYAVQTNYIELMLELPWGDYTKDNFDIKHAEKILNEDHYGLEKVKERILEHLAVIKLKGDLKAPIICLYGPPGVGKTSLGKSIAKALGRKYVRMSLGGLKDESEIRGHRKTYIGAMPGRVLQNLKKVQSSNPVFVLDEIDKVGSDFHGDPSSALLEVLDPEQNSTFYDNFLELDFDLSKVMFIATCNNLNTIQPALRDRMEIIEVNGYTIEEKLEIAKRHLVPKQIEENGLKKSQLKLSDKVIEHVIENYTAESGVRNLEKKISKIARYVAVHIAGEKPEPKITEEELIKILGPAHIKDKYQGNDTPGVVTGLAWTQVGGDILFIETSLSKGKSQKLTLTGNLGEVMKESATLALEFLKAHPDVLNLDHEIFDNYNIHLHVPEGATPKDGPSAGIAMLTSIASALTHRKVKKSIAMTGEITLRGKVLPVGGIKEKILAAKRAGIKEIILCADNKKDVDEIKADYLKGLKFTYVTQMSEVLEQALLKEKAK, from the coding sequence ATGAATTTTTTTAGTGATAGCGACAGAATGCCCTTTAACCCTGGGATTGACGAGGATACTGACTTTATTCCCCTCTTGTCTATAGAGGATGAAGATAACATGCAGGCTGAGAAATTGCCTGATGTTCTGCCAATTTTACCGCTCCGTAATACAGTTTTATTTCCGGGTGTGGTTATTCCCATTACTGTTGGTCGTGATAAATCCATAGCTCTTATAAAAGAAAGCTATAAAGGTGATAGAACTATTGGCGTGGTTTCTCAAAAAAGCGATGCCGTTGAAGAACCCAATTATGAGGACTTAAACAATATTGGAACTGTAGCACACATCATAAAAATGTTGCGTATGCCCGATGGTAATACAACCGTTATTATTCAGGGTAAAAAGCGTTTTAAAATAAAAGAATTTATTCAGAGCGAGCCATTTCATAAAGCCGCTGTGGAAGCTTTTGATGAAATTAAACCGCCTAAAAACGATAAAGAGTTTCAGGCCATTATTTCTAACCTGAAAGAAATCTCTCATCAAATCATTAAGCAATCACCAAACATTCCGACCGAAGCAGGTTTTGCACTTAATAATATAGAGAGTACAACTTTCTTAATCAATTTCATTTCTTCCAACATGAATGCCAGCACGCAGGATAAACAAAGCATGCTGGAGGTGCCGGATTTGAAACAACGCTCGATGTTGGTGTTGGCTAATCTGAATAAGGAATTACAAATGCTTGAATTAAAAAATCAGATTCAAAATAAAACCAAACATGATTTAGATAAACAGCAGCGCGAATACTTTCTTCACCAACAAATGAAAACCATTCAGGAAGAATTGGGCGGAAATAATTTCGAACAAGAATTGAATGAGTTTAAAGAAAAAGCGAAAAGCAAAAAATGGAGTAAGGAAGTTCAGGCGGTATTCGATAAAAATTTCAGCAAATTACAACGCATGAATCCAAATGCGGCCGAATACGCTGTACAAACAAATTATATTGAGTTAATGTTGGAATTACCTTGGGGCGATTATACTAAAGATAATTTCGACATCAAGCATGCGGAGAAAATTCTGAACGAAGATCATTATGGTTTAGAGAAAGTAAAAGAACGCATTTTAGAGCATTTAGCTGTTATTAAACTTAAAGGTGATTTAAAAGCGCCGATTATTTGTTTATACGGACCTCCGGGCGTAGGAAAGACCTCTTTAGGAAAAAGTATTGCTAAGGCTTTAGGCAGAAAATACGTTCGAATGAGTTTGGGTGGATTAAAAGACGAGAGTGAAATTCGCGGTCACCGCAAAACTTACATTGGTGCTATGCCCGGACGTGTGTTACAAAATTTAAAAAAGGTGCAAAGCTCCAATCCTGTTTTTGTATTGGACGAAATTGATAAAGTAGGTAGTGATTTTCATGGCGACCCTTCCTCTGCTCTATTAGAAGTGTTAGATCCTGAGCAAAACTCTACTTTCTATGATAATTTTTTAGAATTGGATTTCGACTTAAGTAAAGTGATGTTCATTGCTACCTGCAATAATTTAAACACCATTCAGCCTGCGCTTCGCGACCGTATGGAGATTATTGAAGTAAATGGCTACACCATTGAGGAAAAACTGGAAATCGCCAAGCGTCATTTAGTACCGAAGCAAATAGAAGAAAACGGATTAAAGAAATCGCAATTAAAATTAAGCGATAAAGTTATTGAACATGTGATTGAAAATTACACAGCAGAAAGCGGTGTGCGTAATCTGGAAAAGAAAATTTCGAAAATTGCACGCTATGTAGCTGTACATATTGCCGGTGAAAAACCGGAACCAAAAATCACAGAAGAAGAATTAATTAAGATATTAGGGCCTGCTCATATCAAAGATAAATATCAAGGAAATGACACTCCCGGTGTGGTGACAGGTTTGGCCTGGACACAAGTGGGCGGCGATATATTATTTATTGAAACCAGTTTAAGCAAAGGGAAATCTCAAAAATTAACCTTAACAGGTAATTTAGGAGAGGTGATGAAAGAAAGCGCTACTTTAGCTTTGGAATTTTTGAAAGCACATCCGGATGTGTTGAATTTGGATCACGAGATTTTTGATAATTATAATATTCACCTACACGTTCCGGAAGGCGCTACACCTAAAGATGGTCCGAGTGCCGGGATTGCCATGTTAACTTCCATTGCCAGCGCTTTAACGCACCGTAAAGTAAAGAAAAGCATCGCAATGACAGGAGAAATAACGTTACGCGGAAAAGTATTACCTGTGGGAGGTATCAAAGAAAAAATACTGGCAGCTAAACGTGCAGGTATTAAAGAAATTATTTTATGTGCCGACAATAAAAAAGACGTGGATGAAATTAAAGCCGATTACTTAAAAGGTTTAAAATTCACGTATGTAACACAAATGAGTGAGGTACTGGAACAGGCTTTACTCAAAGAAAAAGCAAAATAA
- a CDS encoding chloride channel protein — protein sequence MNLKKHNIVEKLINWIHEKTSEKQFLIFASILVGLSAGLAAVILKLFVSAIKHYLVEGYLLKIDFKYIYLLLPLIGIGVTVVIVSYFFRNQIHKGASYILYAIAKRSSFLPFHQMYSHIITSGLTIGFGGSAGLESPIVSTGSAIGSNFARTYKLNYKDRTMLLAAGAAGGIAGAFNAPIAGVLFALEVILVDISISAFIPLLIASASGALLSKIILHESSLLFFKLKQPFDYHNVLFYILLGLLSGIISLYYVNFFERVDQFFSRVNSRITKWVIGSSALALLFALFPSLFGEGYESIKSLSEMNVEQLYHNSVLFESINNQWIVLIFILSVMLLKSVAAAITLGSGGNGGNFAPSLFVGAYLGFAFAFFLRLLGFDNIPLVNFTIVAMAGILSGVFHAPLTGIFLIAEITGGYELIIPLMIVSSFSYVIAKYFQPDSLEIKRLKKMGAIVSEDKDASILSKISIKEVIETDFSVIHFKLTLREIVEVIKHSKRNTFPVVKKNNKLIGIIYLDSIREEMFNPELYDKIIAREMMQKPSTIIELNEDIFTIMRKFEESGQWNLPVVENGLYIGFLSKSSILDKYRNQLMAMA from the coding sequence ATGAACTTAAAGAAGCATAATATTGTTGAAAAACTCATTAACTGGATTCATGAGAAAACCAGCGAAAAGCAATTTTTGATATTCGCCAGTATTTTAGTTGGATTAAGCGCGGGGTTGGCTGCGGTTATTCTTAAGTTATTTGTTTCGGCGATAAAGCACTACTTAGTCGAAGGCTATCTTTTAAAAATAGATTTCAAGTATATTTATTTGCTGCTGCCATTAATTGGTATTGGTGTAACTGTTGTAATTGTTTCGTACTTTTTTCGTAACCAAATTCATAAAGGGGCCTCTTATATTTTGTATGCGATTGCTAAGCGCAGTAGTTTTTTACCATTCCATCAAATGTATTCTCATATAATTACGAGTGGACTTACCATCGGATTTGGAGGTTCTGCTGGTTTAGAGTCGCCTATTGTGAGCACAGGTTCAGCCATTGGTTCTAATTTCGCGCGTACCTATAAACTTAATTATAAGGATAGAACAATGTTACTCGCTGCAGGAGCCGCCGGTGGAATTGCAGGCGCTTTTAATGCACCAATAGCCGGTGTATTGTTTGCTCTCGAAGTGATTTTGGTGGATATTAGTATAAGTGCTTTCATTCCTTTATTAATTGCAAGCGCTTCCGGAGCATTACTGTCTAAAATTATTTTGCACGAAAGCAGTTTGCTTTTTTTTAAACTTAAACAACCCTTCGATTACCACAATGTGTTATTTTATATTTTATTGGGCTTGTTGTCAGGAATCATTTCCCTTTACTATGTTAACTTTTTTGAAAGGGTAGATCAGTTTTTTTCAAGAGTTAATTCGCGCATTACAAAATGGGTGATTGGGAGTTCGGCTTTGGCTTTGCTTTTTGCCTTGTTTCCTTCCTTGTTCGGAGAGGGTTATGAAAGTATCAAATCCTTGTCGGAAATGAATGTAGAGCAATTGTATCATAATAGCGTTTTATTTGAATCGATAAATAATCAATGGATTGTTTTGATTTTTATTCTTTCAGTTATGTTGTTAAAATCGGTTGCTGCCGCTATCACACTGGGGAGTGGAGGTAATGGCGGTAACTTTGCGCCATCCTTGTTTGTTGGAGCTTATCTTGGTTTTGCATTTGCTTTTTTTCTGCGTTTGCTTGGGTTTGATAATATTCCTTTGGTAAACTTCACTATTGTGGCAATGGCCGGAATTTTAAGTGGAGTTTTTCATGCACCTTTAACAGGTATTTTTTTAATTGCAGAAATAACCGGGGGATATGAATTAATTATCCCTCTCATGATTGTTTCTTCCTTTAGTTATGTTATTGCAAAATATTTCCAACCCGATTCGCTTGAAATAAAGCGGCTAAAGAAGATGGGAGCTATTGTTTCAGAGGATAAGGATGCAAGCATTCTAAGTAAAATTTCGATTAAGGAAGTAATTGAAACCGATTTTTCCGTTATTCATTTCAAATTAACTCTACGTGAAATTGTAGAAGTAATAAAACACTCAAAGCGCAATACATTTCCCGTAGTAAAGAAAAATAATAAATTGATTGGCATTATCTACCTCGATAGTATACGCGAAGAAATGTTTAATCCTGAATTATACGACAAAATTATTGCACGCGAAATGATGCAAAAGCCATCTACAATTATTGAGTTGAATGAAGATATCTTTACAATTATGAGAAAGTTCGAGGAATCCGGACAATGGAATCTGCCTGTAGTTGAAAATGGTTTATACATTGGTTTTCTTTCCAAATCCAGTATACTTGATAAGTATAGGAATCAATTAATGGCGATGGCTTAA
- a CDS encoding lysine 2,3-aminomutase, which translates to MKMQAYSLHNYKSIPQINKLNSQQLEAIEVVGNVLPFKVNNYVIEQLINWDNLDNDPIFKLTFPQKGMLSETHYEMMKNCILTNSSKDAIKACANKIRNELNPHPAGQLEHNVPEINGEKIEGMQHKYRETVLFFPSQGQTCHAYCTFCFRWPQFVGMNELKFASKEASLLQTYLTEHTEVTDVLFTGGDPMIMKAKILATYIEPLINSDIKNLQTIRIGTKALSYWPYKFVTDDDADEMLALFESVIKKGINLSIMAHFSHPVELDTPIVKEAIKRLRAIGVQIRTQSPILNHINNSPEVWAEMWRKQVNLNCIPYYMFIPRDTGAQEYFAVTLENAWEVFRKAYQSVSGVCRTVRGPSMSCQPGKVQVLGITQINGKKYFVLRMLQGRNPDWAARPFFAEYDKNAIWMDDLKPAFGQKKFFFEDEGNSLIQLFKSKSEEEAA; encoded by the coding sequence ATGAAAATGCAAGCTTATTCTTTACACAATTACAAAAGTATCCCACAGATTAATAAACTTAATTCGCAGCAACTGGAAGCAATTGAAGTAGTTGGTAATGTTTTACCATTTAAGGTAAATAATTATGTTATTGAGCAATTAATAAATTGGGATAATCTCGATAATGATCCGATTTTTAAATTGACATTCCCTCAAAAAGGAATGCTTTCAGAAACACATTATGAAATGATGAAAAATTGTATATTGACAAATTCATCAAAAGACGCGATAAAAGCCTGCGCCAATAAAATTAGAAATGAGTTAAATCCACACCCGGCCGGACAATTAGAACATAACGTACCGGAAATTAATGGCGAAAAAATTGAAGGCATGCAACATAAATACCGTGAAACTGTTTTATTTTTTCCGAGTCAGGGACAAACCTGCCATGCTTATTGCACTTTTTGTTTTCGGTGGCCACAATTTGTTGGTATGAACGAATTGAAATTTGCAAGCAAGGAAGCGTCGCTACTTCAAACATATTTAACTGAACATACTGAAGTTACGGATGTGTTGTTTACAGGTGGCGATCCAATGATAATGAAAGCGAAAATTTTGGCAACTTACATTGAACCACTCATTAATTCTGACATAAAAAATTTACAAACCATCAGAATCGGAACAAAAGCATTGTCTTATTGGCCTTATAAATTTGTAACAGATGATGATGCCGATGAAATGTTGGCTCTCTTTGAATCAGTAATAAAAAAGGGAATTAATTTATCCATCATGGCTCATTTTTCACATCCGGTGGAGTTAGACACACCAATTGTGAAAGAAGCCATAAAACGTTTACGTGCTATAGGTGTTCAAATAAGAACCCAATCCCCAATTTTAAATCATATTAATAATTCACCCGAAGTATGGGCTGAAATGTGGCGAAAGCAAGTGAATTTAAATTGCATTCCTTATTATATGTTCATACCACGTGATACCGGTGCACAGGAATATTTTGCAGTAACTTTGGAAAATGCTTGGGAGGTTTTCCGAAAAGCTTACCAATCGGTAAGTGGAGTTTGCAGAACTGTACGCGGACCAAGTATGTCTTGTCAGCCCGGTAAAGTTCAGGTATTAGGCATCACTCAAATTAACGGGAAGAAATATTTTGTTTTAAGAATGTTGCAAGGACGCAATCCTGATTGGGCGGCTAGACCATTTTTCGCCGAATATGACAAAAATGCGATATGGATGGACGATTTAAAGCCGGCATTCGGGCAAAAAAAGTTTTTCTTTGAAGATGAAGGGAATAGTTTAATACAACTCTTTAAATCAAAATCAGAAGAAGAAGCGGCATAA
- a CDS encoding Crp/Fnr family transcriptional regulator, translating to MEFNIENYHLKSTALLDYLSVTEKNFIKNKIQRKEFNKGAYLFREKSYPKGIYVIRKGKVKIFQTNSEGKQSIVYIYKKGDYFGYRPILAGEAQPVSAVAMDNVVISFIPKETFMELLEFSGNLANKLLVSLSKEFSVWINKMTVFSQFGVKERVALSLLILNEVYRVSNDNNKKVIINISRNDFAGFVGTAKETLVRMLRFYKDENMIVSKGTKIILQDEEAIRHLVDGF from the coding sequence ATGGAATTTAATATAGAGAACTATCACTTAAAATCAACGGCACTACTTGATTACTTATCGGTAACTGAAAAGAATTTTATTAAAAATAAAATTCAGAGAAAAGAATTTAACAAAGGAGCTTATTTATTTAGAGAAAAAAGTTATCCTAAAGGTATTTACGTAATAAGAAAGGGAAAGGTTAAAATTTTTCAAACCAACAGTGAGGGTAAACAGAGCATTGTTTACATATATAAGAAGGGAGATTATTTTGGATACCGGCCAATTTTAGCCGGTGAAGCACAACCTGTTTCTGCGGTAGCCATGGATAATGTTGTAATAAGCTTCATACCAAAAGAAACTTTTATGGAGCTGCTCGAATTTTCAGGTAATCTTGCCAATAAACTACTCGTTTCATTATCGAAAGAATTTTCGGTTTGGATTAATAAGATGACCGTGTTTTCGCAATTTGGTGTAAAAGAAAGAGTAGCATTAAGTCTATTAATCCTCAATGAAGTTTATCGTGTATCCAATGATAACAATAAAAAAGTAATCATTAATATAAGCAGAAATGATTTTGCGGGATTTGTCGGAACGGCCAAAGAAACACTCGTTAGAATGCTTCGTTTTTATAAAGATGAAAACATGATTGTATCAAAAGGAACAAAAATCATTCTTCAAGATGAAGAAGCTATTCGTCATCTGGTAGATGGATTCTAA
- a CDS encoding aminotransferase class I/II-fold pyridoxal phosphate-dependent enzyme encodes MKDIFEKVVKNMGPLGMHAESGHGYFFFPKLVGEIGPHMEYRGKKMLNWSLNNYLGLANHPEVRKTDAEAAQQYGLGLPMGARMMSGNSDNHELLEKGLSQLVEKEDTILCNFGYQAMVSAIDALVDRHDVIVYDSESHACILDGVRLHMGKRYVYKHNDMVDFEKQMERATKLANETGGAILVITEGVFGMRGDQGKLKEIVALKKKYNFRLFVDDAHGIGTLGAKGGGTGQEQGCQDGIDVYFGTFAKSFALIGGFISSKKEIITYLRYNMRSQIYAKSMPMPLVVGALKRLELINKHPEYKAKLWEITNALQKGLRDAGFNLGDTNSCVTPVYLSGEVAEATNIIHDLRENYGIFCSVVTYPVIPKGMIIIRVIPTATHTLEDVKYTVDTFSKIVHKLKSGEYAKAGFAKVKVDL; translated from the coding sequence ATGAAAGATATATTCGAAAAAGTTGTAAAAAATATGGGACCTCTTGGTATGCATGCCGAAAGTGGTCATGGCTATTTCTTTTTTCCTAAACTAGTAGGAGAAATCGGTCCTCATATGGAGTATCGTGGCAAAAAAATGTTGAACTGGAGTTTAAATAATTATTTAGGTTTAGCAAACCATCCTGAAGTAAGAAAAACAGACGCGGAAGCTGCACAACAGTACGGTTTGGGCTTACCTATGGGTGCAAGGATGATGAGTGGAAACTCGGACAATCACGAATTACTTGAAAAAGGTCTTTCGCAATTAGTAGAAAAAGAAGATACTATTCTTTGCAACTTTGGTTACCAGGCTATGGTTAGCGCAATTGATGCTTTGGTTGACCGTCATGATGTAATTGTTTACGATTCTGAAAGTCATGCTTGTATTTTAGATGGAGTTCGTCTTCACATGGGTAAACGTTATGTTTATAAGCATAACGACATGGTTGACTTTGAAAAGCAAATGGAGCGCGCCACTAAATTAGCCAATGAAACAGGTGGTGCCATTTTAGTAATTACAGAAGGTGTTTTTGGAATGCGTGGCGACCAAGGTAAATTAAAAGAGATTGTTGCATTAAAGAAAAAATACAATTTCCGTTTATTTGTTGATGATGCGCACGGTATCGGAACATTAGGCGCTAAAGGTGGAGGAACCGGACAAGAACAAGGCTGTCAGGATGGTATTGATGTTTACTTCGGAACCTTTGCAAAATCATTTGCGTTAATTGGTGGATTCATCAGCTCGAAAAAAGAAATCATTACCTATTTACGTTATAACATGCGCTCGCAGATTTATGCTAAATCAATGCCAATGCCATTGGTAGTTGGCGCGTTAAAACGTCTTGAATTAATCAACAAACACCCTGAATACAAAGCGAAATTATGGGAAATCACTAATGCTTTACAAAAAGGATTAAGAGATGCCGGCTTTAATTTAGGAGATACTAATAGTTGCGTAACGCCTGTTTATTTAAGTGGAGAAGTTGCTGAAGCAACCAATATTATTCACGATTTACGTGAAAATTACGGCATCTTCTGTTCGGTGGTAACCTACCCTGTTATTCCGAAAGGAATGATTATTATTCGCGTTATTCCAACTGCAACACACACTTTAGAAGATGTGAAATACACAGTAGACACTTTCTCTAAAATCGTACATAAGTTGAAGAGCGGTGAATATGCTAAGGCAGGATTCGCGAAAGTAAAAGTGGATTTGTAA
- the pyrF gene encoding orotidine-5'-phosphate decarboxylase: MNRKKLIEEIKKKKSFLCVGLDPDVDKMPKQFLDEEDPIFEFNMAIIDATADYCVAFKPNTAFYEAYGLTGMESLEKTIKYIKANYPDHFVIADAKRGDIGNTSMMYAKAFFKRLNADAITIAPYMGSDSVKPFLDFENKWAIILGLTSNEGSADFQMKAVNNEPLFMNVIKTCATWGTSENMMFVIGATKAEMMEPIRAVVPDHFFLVPGVGAQGGSLEEVCKYGLNKDIGLLVNASRNIIYASNGEDFAEKAAEEAKKLSSQMSMYIK, encoded by the coding sequence ATGAACCGCAAAAAATTAATTGAAGAAATTAAAAAGAAAAAAAGTTTTTTATGCGTTGGACTCGACCCCGACGTAGATAAAATGCCAAAACAGTTTTTGGACGAAGAAGATCCCATCTTCGAATTTAACATGGCCATCATTGATGCTACTGCCGACTATTGCGTAGCCTTTAAACCGAACACAGCTTTTTATGAAGCTTATGGTTTAACAGGCATGGAGAGTTTGGAAAAAACCATTAAGTACATCAAAGCAAATTATCCGGATCACTTTGTAATTGCGGATGCAAAGCGTGGTGACATCGGAAATACCTCGATGATGTACGCGAAAGCATTCTTTAAACGTTTAAATGCGGATGCTATTACCATTGCACCTTACATGGGAAGTGATTCCGTAAAACCATTTTTGGATTTTGAAAACAAATGGGCCATTATATTGGGGTTGACAAGCAATGAAGGTTCGGCTGACTTTCAAATGAAAGCGGTTAACAATGAACCTTTATTTATGAATGTGATTAAAACCTGTGCCACGTGGGGAACTTCAGAAAACATGATGTTTGTTATCGGCGCTACCAAAGCAGAGATGATGGAACCTATTCGTGCAGTAGTACCTGATCATTTTTTCTTAGTACCCGGAGTAGGCGCGCAAGGCGGTTCGTTGGAAGAAGTTTGCAAATACGGTTTAAATAAAGATATTGGATTATTAGTCAACGCATCGCGAAACATTATTTACGCGAGTAATGGAGAGGATTTTGCGGAGAAAGCAGCTGAAGAAGCCAAAAAATTAAGTTCACAAATGAGTATGTACATAAAATAA
- a CDS encoding DUF3467 domain-containing protein, protein MEENKNPNQIDIELSEEIAEGIYSNLAIITHSQSEFVLDFIKMMPGVPKAKVKSRIVLTPQHAKRLVKALADNVNRFEAAHGKIKDLEAGALPLNFGGPTAQA, encoded by the coding sequence ATGGAAGAAAATAAAAATCCCAACCAAATTGATATAGAATTAAGCGAAGAAATTGCTGAAGGAATTTATTCAAACTTAGCGATTATAACCCATTCACAAAGCGAGTTTGTTCTTGATTTTATAAAAATGATGCCGGGTGTGCCAAAGGCAAAAGTTAAATCACGCATTGTGCTTACCCCTCAACACGCCAAGCGTTTGGTAAAGGCCCTAGCGGATAATGTGAATCGTTTTGAAGCCGCTCATGGTAAGATAAAGGACTTGGAAGCGGGAGCACTCCCATTAAACTTTGGCGGACCAACAGCTCAGGCCTAA
- a CDS encoding aminotransferase class IV, with amino-acid sequence MLDTHCIYNGHIISIYEPAVTFSNRAFRYGDSIFESIRVANGKIMFLKDHITRLKLGMTVMRMNLPAEFNTENIEALIKLLLVKNHLGRDARVRFTVFRNEGGFYTPETNDISFLIEAEAIENEGYVLNQKGLWVDIYTDIKKQLNKLCNLKHGNALFYVMAGLAKTSMKLDDCLLINENGTICEAISSNIFVVKNGALYTPPLNEGCVDGIMRKQIMRLATANKILTFEMPITINSLMNGDELFLTNSIRGIEWVGQYKNKFYTNRMATFFTDKLNELTRHEQL; translated from the coding sequence ATGCTTGATACGCACTGCATATATAACGGACATATCATCAGTATCTACGAACCGGCGGTAACTTTCAGTAATCGTGCGTTCAGGTACGGTGATTCTATTTTTGAAAGCATACGCGTAGCTAACGGGAAAATCATGTTTTTAAAAGACCATATTACCCGCTTGAAATTGGGTATGACGGTGATGCGCATGAATCTTCCGGCTGAATTTAATACGGAGAATATCGAAGCATTAATTAAACTCCTATTGGTGAAGAATCATTTAGGCAGGGACGCAAGAGTTCGATTCACTGTTTTTAGAAATGAAGGCGGTTTTTATACTCCCGAAACAAACGATATCTCTTTCTTAATTGAAGCAGAAGCAATAGAGAATGAGGGGTATGTGTTGAATCAAAAAGGATTGTGGGTAGATATTTATACCGACATAAAAAAGCAGTTAAATAAACTCTGTAATTTAAAACACGGTAACGCGCTTTTTTACGTGATGGCAGGATTGGCAAAAACGTCGATGAAGCTCGATGATTGTTTGCTGATAAACGAAAACGGAACTATTTGCGAAGCTATCAGTTCAAATATTTTTGTAGTTAAAAATGGCGCACTATATACACCGCCTTTAAATGAAGGTTGTGTAGATGGTATCATGCGTAAACAAATCATGCGACTGGCAACTGCCAATAAAATATTGACTTTTGAAATGCCGATTACGATTAACTCACTCATGAATGGCGACGAATTGTTTTTAACCAATTCTATAAGAGGAATTGAGTGGGTTGGACAGTATAAAAATAAATTTTATACTAATCGAATGGCCACATTTTTTACTGATAAATTAAACGAACTTACACGACACGAACAGTTATGA